One Candidatus Devosia phytovorans genomic window carries:
- the rplB gene encoding 50S ribosomal protein L2: MALKTYNPTSEGRRQLVTTDRSELWKGAPVKTLTEGLSKSGGRNNRGRITSYHRGGGHKRTYRMIDFKRVKFDVTGTIERLEYDPNRTAWIALVKYEDGELAYIVAPQRLSAGDKVISSMNTVDVKPGNAMPLERMPVGTIVHNIELKPRKGGQVARSAGAYAQYVGRDQGWAILRLNSGEQRRVHGSCLATVGAVSNQDHSNTSLGKAGRSRWLGRKPVNRGVTMNPVDHPHGGGEGRTSGGRHPVTPWGKPTKGKKTRSNKATDKFIVRSRHVKKGR; encoded by the coding sequence ATGGCTCTAAAAACTTACAACCCCACCTCCGAAGGCCGTCGTCAGCTCGTTACGACTGATCGCTCGGAACTCTGGAAGGGCGCCCCGGTCAAGACCCTCACTGAAGGTCTGTCCAAGTCCGGTGGCCGTAACAACCGTGGTCGCATTACGTCGTACCATCGTGGTGGCGGTCACAAGCGCACCTACCGCATGATCGACTTCAAGCGCGTCAAGTTCGACGTGACCGGTACGATCGAACGCCTGGAATATGATCCGAACCGTACGGCTTGGATCGCTCTGGTGAAGTACGAAGACGGCGAACTCGCCTATATCGTCGCTCCGCAGCGCCTGTCGGCTGGCGACAAGGTCATCTCGTCGATGAACACTGTCGACGTGAAGCCGGGCAATGCCATGCCGCTCGAGCGCATGCCGGTCGGTACCATCGTCCACAATATCGAGCTGAAGCCCCGCAAGGGCGGCCAGGTCGCCCGTTCGGCTGGTGCCTATGCCCAGTATGTCGGTCGTGACCAGGGTTGGGCGATCCTTCGCCTCAACTCCGGCGAACAGCGCCGCGTCCATGGTTCGTGCCTCGCCACCGTTGGTGCCGTGTCGAACCAGGACCACTCGAACACTTCGCTCGGCAAGGCCGGTCGTTCGCGCTGGCTGGGCCGCAAGCCCGTCAACCGCGGTGTGACCATGAACCCGGTCGATCACCCGCATGGTGGTGGTGAAGGCCGTACCTCTGGTGGCCGTCATCCGGTTACGCCGTGGGGCAAGCCGACCAAGGGTAAGAAGACCCGCAGCAACAAGGCAACGGACAAGTTCATCGTTCGCAGCCGTCACGTGAAGAAGGGCAGGTAA
- the rpsS gene encoding 30S ribosomal protein S19, producing MTRSIWKGPFVDGYMLKKAEKALASGRNDVVKIWSRRSTILPQFVGITFGVHNGQKHVPVSVTEDMIGHKFGEFAPTRTYYGHAADKKAKRK from the coding sequence ATGACCCGTTCAATCTGGAAGGGGCCGTTTGTCGACGGCTACATGCTCAAGAAGGCCGAGAAGGCCCTCGCGTCTGGCCGCAATGATGTGGTCAAGATCTGGAGCCGCCGCTCGACCATCCTGCCGCAGTTCGTTGGTATCACCTTCGGTGTCCACAACGGTCAGAAGCATGTTCCGGTCAGCGTTACCGAAGACATGATCGGTCACAAGTTCGGCGAATTCGCACCGACCCGTACGTATTACGGTCATGCGGCCGACAAGAAGGCCAAGAGGAAGTAA
- the rplV gene encoding 50S ribosomal protein L22, translating to MGKPKTQRALKDNEAKAVLRMLRISPQKLNLLAQLIRGKKVEKALAELEFSHKRISGQVKKVLESAIANAENNHGLDTDALVVAEAFVGNSLVMKRFTARGRGRSSRIEKPFAHLTIIVRQVEEAA from the coding sequence ATGGGCAAGCCAAAAACCCAGCGCGCTCTCAAGGACAACGAGGCCAAGGCTGTGCTGCGCATGCTGCGCATCAGCCCGCAGAAGCTCAACCTTCTGGCCCAGCTGATCCGCGGCAAGAAGGTCGAGAAGGCTCTGGCCGAACTCGAGTTCAGCCACAAGCGCATTTCCGGCCAGGTCAAGAAGGTGCTCGAGAGCGCCATTGCCAACGCCGAAAACAACCATGGCCTCGACACCGACGCTCTCGTCGTTGCTGAAGCATTTGTTGGTAATTCGCTTGTAATGAAGCGTTTCACCGCACGTGGTCGCGGTCGTTCTTCGCGCATCGAAAAGCCGTTCGCGCATCTGACGATCATCGTCCGGCAAGTTGAGGAGGCCGCATAA
- the rpsC gene encoding 30S ribosomal protein S3 gives MGQKINPIGFRLGINRTWDSRWFANKGEYGTLLQEDLKIRTMLLEDLKAAAVSKIVIERPHRKCRVSIHTARPGIVIGKKGADIDKIRAKVKKFTDSEVHINIVEVRKPETDATLVAQGIAQQLERRVAFRRAMKRAVQTAIRMGAGGIRVNVGGRLGGADIARTEWYREGRVPLHTLRADIDYGTAEAATTYGIIGIKVWVFKGEVLEHDPTAHERRATEGADQGGVRAEREPRRDRGDRDRERA, from the coding sequence ATGGGCCAGAAGATCAATCCAATCGGCTTCCGTCTCGGCATCAACCGTACGTGGGACAGCCGCTGGTTCGCCAACAAGGGCGAATACGGCACGCTGCTCCAGGAAGACCTCAAGATCCGCACGATGCTGCTGGAGGACCTCAAGGCCGCCGCAGTCTCCAAGATCGTCATCGAGCGTCCGCACCGCAAGTGCCGCGTGTCGATCCACACTGCCCGTCCGGGCATCGTGATCGGCAAGAAGGGCGCTGACATCGACAAGATCCGCGCCAAGGTGAAGAAGTTCACCGACAGCGAAGTGCACATCAACATCGTTGAAGTGCGCAAGCCGGAAACCGATGCGACGCTGGTTGCCCAGGGCATTGCCCAGCAGCTGGAACGCCGCGTGGCTTTCCGCCGTGCCATGAAGCGCGCCGTGCAGACGGCGATCCGCATGGGCGCCGGTGGCATCCGCGTGAACGTTGGTGGCCGTCTCGGCGGTGCCGACATCGCTCGTACCGAATGGTACCGCGAAGGCCGCGTGCCGCTGCATACGCTGCGTGCCGACATCGACTATGGTACTGCAGAAGCCGCGACCACCTACGGCATCATCGGTATCAAGGTCTGGGTCTTCAAGGGTGAAGTCCTCGAGCACGATCCCACTGCCCATGAGCGTCGCGCCACTGAAGGTGCCGATCAGGGTGGCGTGCGCGCCGAACGCGAGCCCCGCCGTGACCGCGGCGATCGCGACCGCGAACGCGCATAA
- the rplP gene encoding 50S ribosomal protein L16: MLQPKKTKFRKAHKGRIHGVAKGGTDLAFGQYALKATEPERVTARQIEAARRAITREMKRQGRVWIRIFPDVPVSKKPTEVRMGKGKGSVEYWAARVKPGRIVFEIDGVPEDVAKEALRLGAMKLPIMTRVVTRIAD; encoded by the coding sequence ATGCTGCAACCTAAGAAGACCAAGTTCCGCAAGGCCCACAAGGGCCGTATCCATGGCGTTGCCAAGGGCGGTACCGACCTGGCTTTCGGCCAGTATGCCCTCAAGGCAACCGAGCCCGAGCGCGTGACTGCTCGCCAGATCGAAGCGGCCCGCCGCGCGATCACCCGCGAAATGAAGCGCCAGGGCCGTGTGTGGATCCGTATTTTCCCGGACGTGCCGGTTTCCAAGAAGCCGACCGAAGTGCGTATGGGTAAGGGCAAGGGCTCGGTTGAATACTGGGCTGCCCGCGTCAAGCCGGGCCGCATCGTATTCGAAATCGACGGCGTCCCCGAGGACGTTGCCAAGGAAGCCCTGCGCCTCGGCGCGATGAAGCTTCCGATCATGACGCGGGTTGTTACCCGCATTGCCGACTAA
- the rpmC gene encoding 50S ribosomal protein L29: MKSSDVRSKTADELKDQLVDLKKEQFNLRFQRATQQLEKPAQVKKVRRDIARIKTILGEKNAAK, translated from the coding sequence ATGAAATCCAGTGATGTGCGGAGCAAGACCGCAGACGAACTGAAGGATCAGCTCGTCGACCTCAAGAAAGAACAGTTCAACCTGCGTTTCCAGCGTGCTACCCAGCAGCTCGAAAAGCCGGCCCAGGTGAAGAAGGTCCGCCGCGATATCGCGCGGATCAAGACGATCCTCGGCGAAAAGAACGCAGCGAAGTAA
- the rpsQ gene encoding 30S ribosomal protein S17, with protein MPKRVLQGTVVSDANDKTVVVRVERRFTHPVMKKTVRRSKKYHAHDEANVAKIGQVVWIEECAPISKNKRWTLVQSAASEGVSP; from the coding sequence ATGCCAAAGCGCGTTTTGCAGGGGACTGTTGTCTCCGACGCCAATGATAAGACGGTCGTGGTGCGCGTTGAGCGCCGCTTCACGCACCCGGTGATGAAGAAGACTGTTCGCCGTTCCAAGAAGTACCACGCCCACGACGAAGCCAATGTGGCCAAGATCGGGCAGGTTGTCTGGATCGAAGAATGTGCGCCGATCTCGAAGAACAAGCGCTGGACGCTGGTTCAGAGCGCGGCTTCGGAAGGTGTTTCGCCATGA
- the rplN gene encoding 50S ribosomal protein L14: protein MIQMQSNLDVADNSGAKRVMCIKVLGGSHRKYASVGDVIVVSVKDAIPRGRVKKGQVMKAVVVRTAFDIRRPDGTVIRFDKNAAVLINNQKEPIGTRIFGPVPRELRAKNHMKIISLAPEVL from the coding sequence ATGATCCAGATGCAGTCCAATCTCGACGTGGCCGATAACTCCGGCGCCAAGCGCGTCATGTGCATCAAGGTACTGGGCGGTTCGCACCGCAAGTATGCTTCGGTTGGCGACGTCATCGTCGTCTCCGTCAAGGATGCCATTCCGCGCGGTCGTGTGAAGAAGGGCCAGGTCATGAAGGCCGTGGTCGTTCGCACCGCGTTCGACATCCGTCGTCCCGATGGCACCGTCATCCGTTTCGACAAGAACGCCGCGGTTCTGATCAACAATCAGAAAGAGCCGATCGGCACCCGTATCTTCGGACCGGTTCCGCGCGAACTCCGCGCCAAGAACCACATGAAGATCATTTCGCTCGCTCCCGAGGTGCTGTAA
- the rplX gene encoding 50S ribosomal protein L24, translating to MAAKIKKGDKVVVLAGKDKGKTGQVLSVIPTETKALVQGINLVKRHTKQTASTDAGIFTKEAPIHLSNLAIADKDGKPSRVGFQIKDGVKTRVAKSTGDSIDG from the coding sequence ATGGCCGCCAAGATCAAGAAGGGCGACAAGGTTGTCGTCCTGGCTGGCAAGGACAAGGGCAAGACCGGTCAGGTCCTGTCTGTCATCCCAACCGAAACCAAGGCACTGGTCCAGGGTATTAACCTGGTGAAGCGCCACACCAAGCAGACCGCGTCGACCGATGCCGGCATCTTCACCAAGGAAGCGCCGATCCACCTGTCGAACCTCGCGATCGCCGACAAGGATGGCAAGCCCAGCCGCGTCGGTTTCCAGATCAAGGACGGCGTGAAGACGCGCGTCGCCAAGTCGACCGGAGATTCGATCGATGGCTGA
- the rplE gene encoding 50S ribosomal protein L5 produces the protein MAETAYVPRLRTEYEGNIRKALQEQFSYKNVMQLPKLEKIVLNMGVGEAVNDTKKVKSAAAEMEKIAGQKPIITYARKSIAGFKVREQMPLGVKVTLRGTRMYEFLDRLVNIALPRVRDFRGLNPNSFDGRGNYAMGIKEHIVFPEINYDQIDQVWGMDIVVATTAKSDDEARALLKAFNFPFRQ, from the coding sequence ATGGCTGAGACAGCTTACGTTCCGCGTCTTCGTACCGAATACGAAGGCAATATCCGCAAGGCCCTGCAGGAGCAGTTCTCTTACAAGAACGTCATGCAGCTGCCGAAGCTGGAAAAGATTGTCCTCAACATGGGCGTTGGCGAAGCCGTCAACGACACCAAGAAGGTCAAGTCGGCTGCTGCCGAGATGGAAAAGATCGCTGGCCAGAAGCCGATCATCACTTACGCCCGTAAGTCGATCGCTGGTTTCAAGGTTCGCGAGCAGATGCCGCTGGGCGTCAAGGTTACCCTTCGTGGTACTCGTATGTACGAGTTTCTTGACCGTCTCGTGAACATTGCGCTCCCGCGCGTTCGCGATTTCCGCGGCTTGAACCCGAATTCCTTCGACGGCCGTGGCAATTATGCTATGGGCATCAAGGAACACATCGTTTTCCCCGAAATCAACTATGATCAGATCGATCAGGTTTGGGGCATGGACATCGTGGTCGCAACGACCGCCAAGTCCGATGATGAAGCTCGGGCTCTGCTCAAGGCATTCAACTTCCCCTTCCGCCAGTAA
- the rpsN gene encoding 30S ribosomal protein S14, protein MAKTSSIVKNNKRAALAKQYAGKRAALKAQTKDQSIPADERFAAQLKLAELPRNSAKVRVRNRCEVSGRPRGFYRKLKLSRIALRQLGNLGQIPGLVKSSW, encoded by the coding sequence ATGGCAAAGACCAGCTCCATCGTTAAGAACAACAAGCGCGCAGCGCTGGCCAAGCAGTATGCTGGCAAGCGCGCCGCTCTCAAGGCACAGACCAAGGATCAGTCGATCCCGGCCGACGAACGCTTCGCAGCCCAGCTCAAGCTGGCCGAGCTGCCGCGCAACTCGGCAAAGGTGCGTGTGCGCAACCGCTGTGAAGTTTCGGGTCGTCCCCGTGGCTTCTACCGCAAGCTGAAGCTGAGCCGTATCGCTCTGCGCCAGCTTGGCAACCTGGGCCAGATCCCGGGTCTCGTGAAGTCGAGCTGGTAA
- the rpsH gene encoding 30S ribosomal protein S8, translating to MSFSDPIGDMLTRIRNAQERRKNSVSTPASTLRGRVLDVLQSEGFIRGYSETKFENGASEYEIELKYSDNEGVIRTIERVSRPGRRVYASVKNIPQVANGLGVSILSTPKGVMADHEAKAANVGGEVLCRVF from the coding sequence ATGAGCTTTTCCGATCCCATCGGCGACATGCTGACCCGTATCCGCAACGCCCAGGAGCGTCGCAAGAATTCCGTCTCGACGCCGGCTTCGACCCTTCGTGGTCGTGTGCTGGACGTTCTCCAGTCCGAGGGTTTCATCCGCGGCTATTCGGAGACCAAGTTCGAGAACGGTGCTTCCGAGTACGAAATCGAACTCAAGTACTCGGATAACGAAGGCGTCATCCGCACGATCGAGCGCGTTTCGCGTCCCGGCCGTCGCGTCTATGCCTCCGTCAAGAATATTCCTCAGGTTGCCAATGGCCTCGGTGTTTCGATCCTCTCCACCCCCAAGGGTGTGATGGCCGACCACGAAGCCAAGGCTGCCAACGTTGGTGGCGAGGTACTCTGCCGCGTGTTCTAA
- the rplF gene encoding 50S ribosomal protein L6, whose translation MSRTGKKPVAPVSGVNVTINGRTVTAKGPKGELSIDLVDVVKVEQTEEGLVVSPTSDTRFARAAWGTTRALLQNIVTGVSAGFEKKLAIQGVGYRAAMQGKDIKLSLGFSHEVIYQAPAGITLAVPAPTEIVVTGADKQQVGQVAANIRAWRKPEPYKGKGVRYLGEQVFRKEGKKK comes from the coding sequence ATGTCACGTACTGGCAAGAAACCGGTTGCACCGGTCAGCGGTGTGAACGTTACGATCAATGGTCGTACCGTTACCGCAAAGGGCCCGAAGGGCGAGTTGAGCATCGACCTGGTCGATGTCGTTAAGGTTGAGCAGACCGAAGAGGGTCTGGTGGTTTCGCCCACCAGCGACACTCGTTTTGCTCGCGCCGCCTGGGGCACCACCCGCGCGCTGCTGCAGAACATCGTTACTGGCGTTTCGGCCGGCTTCGAGAAGAAGCTGGCGATCCAGGGCGTTGGTTATCGCGCTGCGATGCAGGGCAAGGACATCAAGCTGTCGCTTGGTTTCAGCCACGAAGTGATCTATCAGGCCCCTGCGGGCATCACGCTTGCCGTGCCGGCCCCGACGGAAATCGTCGTGACCGGTGCTGACAAGCAGCAGGTCGGCCAGGTTGCGGCGAACATTCGCGCATGGCGCAAGCCCGAGCCCTACAAGGGCAAGGGTGTGCGTTACCTGGGCGAACAGGTCTTCCGCAAAGAAGGCAAGAAGAAGTAA
- the rplR gene encoding 50S ribosomal protein L18, giving the protein MAISAKGADRRKARVRKALKARAFGRPRLSVFRSDKNIYAQIIDDATGRTLAAASTLDKDVKANGKSGSTAEAAAAIGKLIAERGAKAGVAEVIFDRGAYIYHGRVKALADAAREGGLQF; this is encoded by the coding sequence ATGGCTATCAGTGCAAAAGGTGCGGACCGCCGCAAGGCTCGTGTTCGCAAGGCGCTCAAGGCTCGTGCCTTCGGTCGTCCCCGTCTGTCGGTTTTCCGTTCGGACAAGAATATCTACGCCCAAATCATCGACGACGCGACTGGCCGTACGCTGGCTGCCGCTTCGACGCTCGACAAGGACGTCAAGGCAAACGGCAAGAGCGGCTCGACTGCCGAAGCCGCTGCTGCAATCGGCAAGCTGATCGCCGAGCGCGGTGCCAAGGCCGGCGTTGCTGAAGTGATCTTCGATCGTGGCGCTTACATCTATCATGGCCGTGTAAAGGCCCTTGCAGACGCTGCCCGTGAGGGCGGCCTGCAGTTCTAG
- the rpsE gene encoding 30S ribosomal protein S5: MSRDVQERESEFVDRLVHINRVAKVVKGGRRFGFAALVVVGDQKGRVGFGHGKAREVPEAIRKATEQAKRQMIRVPLRDARTLHHDVAGRHGAGKVILRAAVPGTGIIAGGPMRAVFETLGINDIVAKSQGTANPYNMVRATFDALKRVDSPRSVASRRGLKVSELQARRGETAVEA, from the coding sequence ATGAGCAGAGACGTTCAAGAACGCGAAAGCGAATTCGTCGATCGCCTGGTCCACATCAACCGCGTGGCCAAGGTGGTCAAGGGCGGCCGTCGCTTCGGTTTTGCTGCGCTGGTCGTCGTTGGTGACCAGAAGGGTCGCGTTGGTTTCGGTCACGGCAAGGCCCGTGAAGTTCCAGAAGCCATCCGCAAGGCTACCGAGCAGGCCAAGCGCCAGATGATCCGCGTGCCGCTGCGCGACGCGCGCACGCTGCACCACGACGTTGCTGGCCGCCACGGCGCCGGCAAGGTGATCCTTCGTGCAGCCGTTCCGGGTACCGGCATCATCGCCGGTGGTCCGATGCGCGCCGTGTTCGAAACGCTTGGCATCAACGATATCGTTGCCAAGTCGCAGGGCACTGCCAATCCGTACAACATGGTGCGGGCCACCTTCGATGCGCTGAAGCGCGTCGATAGCCCTCGCTCGGTTGCTTCCCGCCGTGGCCTCAAGGTTTCGGAACTCCAGGCTCGCCGCGGCGAGACTGCAGTCGAAGCTTGA
- the rpmD gene encoding 50S ribosomal protein L30: MADKKTLTVKQIGSPIRRDKVQRATLIGLGLNKMNKERELIDTPEVRGMINKVPHLVRVVGE, encoded by the coding sequence ATGGCTGACAAGAAAACCCTCACCGTCAAGCAGATCGGCTCGCCGATCCGTCGTGACAAGGTTCAGCGCGCGACCCTCATCGGTCTCGGGCTGAACAAGATGAACAAAGAGCGCGAACTGATTGATACGCCCGAAGTCCGTGGCATGATCAACAAGGTCCCGCACCTCGTCCGCGTCGTCGGCGAATAA
- the rplO gene encoding 50S ribosomal protein L15, whose translation MTRLNELRDNPGANKVRIRVGRGIGSGKGKTGGRGGKGQTARSGVAINGFEGGQMPLHMRMPKRGFNALNPKDWNEVRIDRIQNYIDSGKLDAKGVIDAAALVAAGVIRRPRDGVRLIGAEGFTAKKVSFKVNYATKGAAAAIEAAGGSVEVIPAKETWKKTPYAG comes from the coding sequence ATGACTCGTTTGAACGAACTTCGCGACAATCCCGGCGCCAACAAGGTCCGTATCCGCGTTGGTCGCGGCATCGGTTCCGGCAAGGGCAAGACCGGTGGTCGTGGCGGCAAGGGCCAGACTGCACGCTCGGGCGTTGCGATCAACGGCTTCGAAGGCGGCCAGATGCCCCTTCACATGCGTATGCCAAAGCGTGGCTTCAACGCGCTCAATCCCAAGGATTGGAATGAAGTCCGCATTGACCGCATCCAGAACTACATCGACTCCGGCAAGCTCGACGCCAAGGGCGTGATCGATGCAGCAGCGCTCGTCGCTGCCGGCGTGATCCGTCGTCCCCGTGATGGCGTCCGCCTGATCGGCGCCGAAGGCTTCACCGCCAAGAAGGTCTCCTTCAAGGTGAACTACGCAACCAAGGGTGCCGCTGCGGCCATCGAGGCTGCTGGTGGTTCGGTGGAAGTGATCCCGGCCAAGGAAACTTGGAAGAAGACGCCGTACGCCGGCTAA
- the secY gene encoding preprotein translocase subunit SecY, with the protein MASAAEQLARNLNFSTFSKAKALQQRIWFTLGALLVYRLGTFIPVPGIDPDAFRATFEQSQQGIIGMFNMFAGGAVERMAIFALNLIPYITASIVVQVISTASPRLEAMKKEGGEAGRRKMNQYTRYLAVVFCAVQAYGIAVGLEASQGVVLNPGWFFRISTVITLVGGTMFLMWLGEQITARGVGNGISLIIFAGIVANLPTTIAQTLELSRTGAIPGIAGFGMIILSLVVIAGIVFFERAQRRLLIQYPKRQVGNKMFQGDSSHLPLKLNTAGVIPVIFGSSLLLLPATIASFAAQGNAPAWLTTVTALLGRGQPLYLAMFAFFIIFFAFFYTAIVFNPQETADNLKRSGGFIPGIRPGERTAQHIDYVLTRITVIGAIYLTVVALIPEVLFSQMAISQFIGGTSLLIMVTVTLDTVSQIQSHLIAQQYEGLVKKSRLGGGKRR; encoded by the coding sequence ATGGCGTCCGCAGCCGAACAGCTGGCACGTAATCTCAATTTCTCGACCTTTTCCAAGGCGAAAGCCCTGCAGCAGCGCATCTGGTTCACACTGGGCGCGCTGCTTGTCTATCGTCTGGGTACGTTCATTCCTGTCCCGGGTATCGATCCCGATGCCTTCCGTGCGACGTTTGAACAAAGCCAGCAGGGCATTATCGGCATGTTCAACATGTTCGCCGGCGGTGCCGTCGAGCGCATGGCGATCTTTGCCCTCAACCTGATCCCCTATATTACCGCGTCCATCGTGGTGCAGGTGATCTCCACCGCTTCTCCGCGCCTCGAGGCGATGAAGAAAGAGGGTGGTGAGGCCGGTCGTCGCAAGATGAACCAGTACACGCGCTATCTGGCGGTCGTGTTCTGCGCCGTGCAGGCCTATGGCATTGCCGTGGGCCTTGAAGCGAGCCAGGGCGTCGTGCTGAACCCGGGCTGGTTCTTCCGCATCTCGACCGTGATCACCCTGGTGGGTGGCACGATGTTCCTGATGTGGCTGGGCGAGCAGATCACTGCGCGCGGTGTCGGTAACGGCATTTCGCTGATCATCTTTGCCGGTATCGTGGCCAATCTACCCACGACAATTGCGCAGACGCTTGAGCTCAGCCGTACGGGCGCCATTCCGGGCATTGCCGGCTTCGGCATGATCATCCTGTCGCTGGTTGTCATTGCCGGTATCGTGTTCTTCGAACGCGCCCAGCGCCGGCTGCTGATCCAGTATCCAAAGCGCCAGGTCGGCAACAAGATGTTCCAGGGCGACAGCTCGCATCTGCCGCTCAAGCTGAATACTGCCGGTGTTATCCCGGTGATCTTCGGTTCGTCACTGCTGCTGCTGCCGGCCACCATTGCGTCGTTTGCGGCGCAGGGGAATGCTCCGGCATGGCTGACGACGGTTACGGCGCTCCTGGGCCGTGGCCAGCCGCTCTATCTGGCTATGTTTGCCTTCTTCATCATCTTCTTCGCCTTCTTCTACACGGCGATCGTGTTCAATCCGCAGGAAACCGCGGATAACCTGAAGCGCTCCGGTGGTTTCATCCCGGGTATCCGTCCGGGTGAGCGCACTGCGCAGCACATCGATTACGTTCTGACTCGCATTACTGTGATCGGTGCTATCTACCTGACGGTCGTGGCGCTGATTCCGGAAGTCCTGTTCAGCCAGATGGCCATCAGCCAGTTCATCGGCGGCACCTCGCTGCTGATCATGGTGACGGTCACGCTGGATACGGTCAGCCAGATCCAGAGCCATCTGATCGCCCAGCAATATGAGGGGCTCGTCAAGAAGTCCCGTCTAGGAGGAGGCAAGCGCCGATGA
- a CDS encoding adenylate kinase, whose translation MRLILLGPPGAGKGTQAKILLEAYGIPQLSTGDILRSAIADKTPLGLAAKEVMDRGDLVSNDIVNGIVSERLDAEDCKNGFILDGFPRTIVQAEALDQMLADKGMQLDAVIEMTADADTLVSRVVNRAKESNRPDDNPEVIRKRLDVYKNDTAPLVDYYRQQGLVKTVDGMEPVDQVTAAIKAAIAH comes from the coding sequence ATGAGGTTGATACTGCTCGGACCCCCGGGGGCGGGGAAGGGGACCCAGGCCAAGATTCTGCTCGAGGCCTATGGCATTCCGCAGCTGTCGACCGGCGACATTCTCCGTTCGGCCATCGCAGACAAGACACCCCTTGGCCTTGCGGCCAAGGAAGTCATGGACCGCGGTGACCTGGTTTCGAACGATATCGTCAATGGTATCGTCTCGGAGCGGCTCGATGCCGAAGACTGCAAGAACGGTTTCATCCTCGATGGCTTTCCACGGACGATCGTCCAGGCGGAAGCCCTCGACCAGATGCTGGCGGACAAGGGCATGCAGCTCGATGCCGTCATCGAGATGACGGCGGATGCAGACACCCTGGTGTCGCGCGTCGTCAACCGGGCCAAGGAAAGCAATCGTCCGGATGACAATCCGGAAGTGATCCGCAAGCGGCTCGACGTCTACAAGAACGACACGGCGCCGCTGGTGGACTACTACCGCCAGCAGGGCCTGGTGAAGACCGTAGACGGCATGGAACCCGTCGATCAGGTGACTGCAGCCATCAAGGCTGCAATCGCTCACTGA
- the rpsM gene encoding 30S ribosomal protein S13, with protein sequence MARIAGVNIPTNKRVVIALQYIHGIGDKFAEDICAKVGIPAERRVNELTDAEVIQIREAIDRDYVVEGDLRRNVAMNIKRLMDLGNYRGLRHRRGLPVRGQRTHTNARTRKGPAKPIAGKKK encoded by the coding sequence GTGGCACGTATTGCTGGCGTCAATATCCCGACTAATAAGCGCGTCGTTATCGCGCTGCAGTATATCCACGGGATCGGCGACAAGTTCGCCGAGGATATCTGCGCCAAGGTTGGCATTCCGGCAGAGCGCCGTGTGAACGAGCTCACTGACGCGGAAGTCATCCAGATCCGTGAAGCCATCGACCGCGACTACGTCGTGGAAGGCGATCTTCGTCGTAACGTTGCGATGAACATCAAGCGCCTGATGGATCTCGGCAACTACCGTGGCCTGCGTCACCGTCGTGGCCTTCCGGTCCGCGGTCAGCGCACCCACACCAATGCCCGCACCCGCAAGGGCCCGGCAAAGCCAATCGCTGGCAAGAAGAAGTAA
- the rpsK gene encoding 30S ribosomal protein S11: MAKAEVARVRRKERKNITSGVAHVNASFNNTMITIADMQGNTISWSSSGVMGFKGSRKSTPYAAQVAAEDAAKKAQEHGMKTLEVEVRGPGSGRESALRALQAAGFNVTSIRDVTSIPHNGCRPRKRRRV, encoded by the coding sequence ATGGCTAAAGCTGAAGTCGCACGCGTTCGTCGTAAAGAGCGCAAGAATATCACCTCGGGCGTTGCCCACGTGAACGCCTCGTTCAACAACACCATGATCACCATCGCCGACATGCAGGGCAACACGATTTCGTGGTCCTCGTCGGGCGTGATGGGTTTCAAGGGCTCGCGCAAGTCGACCCCCTATGCTGCCCAGGTTGCTGCTGAAGATGCTGCCAAGAAGGCGCAGGAACACGGCATGAAGACCCTGGAAGTGGAAGTTCGTGGTCCGGGTTCGGGTCGTGAATCGGCACTCCGTGCGCTGCAGGCTGCTGGTTTCAACGTCACCTCGATCCGTGACGTGACCTCGATCCCGCACAATGGCTGCCGCCCGCGCAAGCGGCGCCGCGTCTAA